A DNA window from Chryseobacterium sp. MEBOG06 contains the following coding sequences:
- a CDS encoding LytR/AlgR family response regulator transcription factor: MIKAIALDDEILALKIIENYAEKIENLSLEKIFNTQIDAQRYLNKFPVDLIFLDIEMPSKNGMDFYKSISQNTKVIFTTAYSEYAVDAFNINAVDYLLKPFSFDRFKAAVEKVKMNTEADDVRHLSIRADYKLHKINFDDILLIEGLDDYIQIHLTDHSVITARSSMKNILEKLSEKDFVRVHRSYIVPVKNIKTIVNRNIHIENFIIPIGETYKEMVIKLVNR, encoded by the coding sequence ATGATCAAAGCTATTGCTCTTGACGATGAAATTCTCGCCTTAAAAATCATTGAGAATTATGCTGAAAAAATTGAAAATCTTTCTCTCGAAAAAATTTTCAATACGCAAATTGATGCTCAAAGGTACCTCAACAAATTTCCTGTAGACCTCATTTTTTTAGATATAGAAATGCCTTCCAAAAACGGGATGGATTTTTATAAAAGTATCTCCCAAAATACAAAGGTCATTTTCACTACTGCTTATTCGGAATATGCGGTGGATGCTTTTAATATCAATGCTGTTGATTATCTCCTGAAACCGTTTTCTTTTGACCGATTCAAAGCCGCTGTTGAAAAAGTGAAAATGAATACTGAAGCTGACGATGTAAGGCATCTTTCTATCCGCGCTGATTACAAGCTTCATAAAATCAACTTTGACGATATTCTTTTGATTGAAGGACTGGATGATTATATCCAAATCCACTTAACTGATCATTCTGTAATAACTGCACGTTCTTCTATGAAAAATATTCTGGAGAAACTTTCTGAAAAAGACTTCGTGAGGGTTCATCGTTCTTATATTGTTCCAGTAAAAAACATCAAAACAATTGTCAATCGCAATATTCACATCGAAAACTTTATTATTCCTATCGGAGAAACCTATAAAGAGATGGTGATAAAACTGGTAAACAGATAA
- a CDS encoding sensor histidine kinase yields the protein MKKIAPHIILILLLLTIPIVSSPDFDGTLSVFRVSPFQREFIRFVFVVLFFYLNLNLFLPKLYSKKKYFLFIICLLICFGIMVFIPNYLTSENGMSAHHLQMQMKPHSMGSPENIPLPPREGQFPAENTGYRNHNPYSQMIFSSLLPFLFSFLSSLYIFKNIEKKELERSKAKAELLSLKYQLQPHFLFNILNSIYSLALLKSDDAPNGILKLSNVMRYVVQESSKDFVGLSKEIEYLKDYIALQLVRTDSSLDFSYTETGIIKDEQIAPFILVNFIENAFKYGFNAEENSKISVNVIIKDGVLNFNVFNNIVNRNISDENSLKIGMKNTIEHLNHAYSGKYTLNSHNNGKTFEVDLKINLL from the coding sequence GTGAAAAAAATTGCTCCCCATATTATCCTTATTCTTTTACTCTTAACCATTCCTATTGTTTCCTCTCCAGATTTTGACGGCACATTATCGGTTTTCAGGGTTTCTCCGTTTCAGAGGGAATTTATCCGCTTTGTGTTTGTTGTTCTCTTTTTTTACTTAAACCTGAACTTATTTCTGCCCAAACTTTACAGTAAGAAAAAATACTTTCTGTTTATCATTTGTCTTCTGATCTGTTTTGGGATCATGGTTTTCATTCCCAATTATCTTACTTCAGAAAACGGAATGTCTGCCCATCATCTTCAGATGCAGATGAAACCACATTCTATGGGTTCCCCGGAAAATATACCGCTTCCACCAAGGGAAGGACAATTTCCTGCTGAAAATACCGGGTACAGAAATCACAATCCCTACAGCCAGATGATCTTTTCTTCTCTTCTTCCTTTTCTGTTCTCATTCTTATCTTCTCTTTACATTTTTAAAAATATTGAGAAAAAAGAACTGGAACGCTCCAAGGCGAAAGCAGAATTATTAAGTTTAAAATATCAGTTACAGCCTCACTTTTTATTTAATATCTTAAACTCCATTTACTCACTTGCCCTTCTGAAATCAGATGATGCTCCCAATGGAATTTTAAAACTTTCTAATGTAATGCGTTACGTTGTACAGGAAAGCAGTAAAGATTTTGTAGGACTCAGCAAGGAGATTGAATATTTAAAAGATTATATTGCTCTTCAGCTGGTAAGAACAGACAGCAGCCTTGATTTTTCTTATACTGAAACCGGAATCATAAAAGATGAGCAAATTGCACCTTTTATATTGGTTAATTTTATTGAAAATGCCTTTAAATATGGTTTCAATGCTGAAGAAAACTCAAAAATATCTGTAAACGTCATTATTAAGGACGGAGTATTGAATTTTAATGTTTTTAATAATATTGTAAACCGGAATATTAGTGATGAAAACAGTTTGAAAATTGGAATGAAAAATACAATCGAGCATTTAAATCATGCCTATTCCGGAAAATATACATTAAATAGCCATAACAACGGAAAAACATTTGAAGTTGATTTAAAAATTAATTTACTCTGA
- a CDS encoding SbcC/MukB-like Walker B domain-containing protein, which translates to MIPVQLTIEGLYSYQERQTIDFKNLTDAGLFGIFGAVGSGKSSVLEAISFALYGETERLNMRDKRAYNMMNLKSNSSYIEFDFINYENKLFRATRDFRRNLKKFEEVKPNAVTFYQHIEGKWIPLDHSNAESIIGLSYSNFKRTIIIPQGQFKEFLELGAAERTNMMKEIFSLQRYDLQSNVSTLHIKNRSELDQLEGQLKGFEEINEEKIQAQKEVAAEEQKRLAEAHEKLEKMSDIYQHLKSLKNDFESLQQNKEKFGKLSEQKSKIDDLEAKTELYDRVFRLFNPLIVEKNKLSKEIADQRNEREQQIKILQETERLFSVVREKLSVLEPQFKALEQSKIQENDLHIIIQILTFSGEIKVLNERTQKGSEKVKEVDLNREEIQKKIDEFSTGVKSLKEQKLDSALLSEVGNWFIQKKNIKKAKEEQLEKIGKHQKHIEGITEELKLYFYHENFKEAFNTQKETLENRKKEFSQKLDHLKIQKELSRFASELHHGEDCPLCGSREHPHIVEFHDVNAELQETQEKITTIDQEIVKIQKQESDIEKILDRKKIFEEQLLSEQKTLLQIEKDLENHIQHFSWKQFSPEEEDEFEKKRSDSFALEKKIEEIDRNIALERKTLEKETQLLEKYKTALDDFRQKEISKQEQINISKSSLKILDWNLYSQKTVAEVEEAYQKLLLSNKETEENYQKALQQEKILSPQLAEQKGIVSQSEKQIAALEKEISDNENSLLKTLSEQSFTDFKEVENILLQEINVQTARTEIQNFRIEFETLKKFIEELKSKLKDLSFDNEQFSQTEKQFGEAQSEHKQISDSVVTKNAEIDRLEKEYIKKEQLLKDLVKLQKRSENLKLMINLFKGAGFVQYVSSIYLRQLCDHANVRFHRMTRNQLSLQLNENNDFEIVDYLNEGKSRSVKTLSGGQAFQVSLSLALALAESVQANAQADKNFFFIDEGFGTQDTESVNIVFETLTNLMKENRIVGIISHVEELKEKIPTALNIVKDEERGSLIEII; encoded by the coding sequence ATGATTCCTGTTCAATTAACTATCGAAGGATTATACTCCTACCAGGAACGTCAGACTATTGATTTTAAAAATCTTACGGACGCCGGATTATTTGGTATTTTCGGTGCGGTGGGATCTGGAAAATCATCAGTTCTGGAAGCCATTTCATTTGCTTTATATGGTGAAACGGAACGTCTGAACATGCGTGATAAGAGGGCTTACAACATGATGAATTTAAAATCGAACAGTTCTTATATAGAGTTTGATTTTATCAATTATGAAAATAAACTCTTCCGTGCTACCAGGGATTTCAGGAGAAATTTAAAAAAATTCGAAGAGGTAAAGCCTAATGCGGTTACGTTTTATCAGCATATTGAGGGTAAATGGATTCCTTTGGATCATTCTAATGCAGAATCTATTATAGGTTTAAGTTATTCCAATTTTAAACGAACCATTATTATTCCACAGGGACAGTTCAAAGAGTTTCTGGAATTGGGTGCCGCAGAGAGAACGAACATGATGAAGGAAATCTTCAGTCTGCAGCGTTATGATCTTCAGTCTAATGTTTCCACCCTCCATATAAAAAACAGGTCTGAGCTGGATCAGCTGGAAGGCCAGTTAAAAGGTTTTGAAGAAATCAATGAAGAAAAAATTCAGGCCCAGAAAGAAGTTGCAGCAGAGGAACAAAAAAGACTTGCTGAAGCTCATGAAAAGCTTGAAAAAATGTCCGATATCTATCAGCACCTGAAAAGCTTAAAAAATGATTTTGAAAGTTTACAGCAGAACAAGGAAAAATTCGGAAAGCTGTCTGAGCAGAAATCTAAAATAGATGATCTGGAAGCCAAAACTGAATTATATGATCGTGTCTTCAGACTTTTCAATCCTTTAATTGTTGAGAAAAATAAGCTGTCAAAAGAAATTGCAGATCAACGGAATGAGCGGGAACAGCAGATAAAAATACTGCAGGAAACCGAAAGACTCTTCAGTGTTGTAAGAGAAAAGCTGTCTGTTCTTGAACCACAGTTTAAAGCTCTTGAGCAAAGCAAAATACAGGAAAATGATCTTCATATTATCATTCAGATTCTTACATTTTCCGGTGAAATAAAAGTTCTGAATGAAAGAACTCAAAAGGGTTCTGAAAAGGTAAAAGAGGTGGACCTCAACAGAGAGGAGATTCAAAAAAAGATTGACGAATTTTCTACTGGCGTTAAAAGTTTAAAGGAACAAAAGCTGGATTCGGCATTACTTTCTGAGGTTGGAAATTGGTTTATTCAGAAAAAGAATATCAAAAAGGCGAAGGAAGAACAGCTGGAAAAAATTGGAAAACATCAGAAACATATTGAAGGAATAACTGAGGAATTAAAGCTTTATTTTTATCATGAAAACTTTAAAGAAGCTTTCAACACACAAAAAGAAACGTTAGAAAACAGAAAAAAAGAATTTTCTCAGAAACTGGATCATCTCAAAATTCAAAAAGAACTCTCCCGTTTTGCCAGTGAACTTCATCATGGTGAGGATTGCCCTCTTTGTGGTTCCAGAGAACATCCGCATATTGTGGAATTTCATGATGTGAATGCTGAACTGCAGGAAACTCAGGAGAAAATAACCACCATTGATCAGGAGATTGTCAAGATTCAAAAACAGGAATCTGACATTGAAAAAATTCTGGATCGCAAAAAAATATTTGAAGAACAGCTTCTTTCAGAGCAGAAAACTTTACTTCAGATTGAAAAAGATCTTGAAAATCATATTCAACATTTTAGCTGGAAACAGTTTTCTCCCGAGGAGGAAGATGAATTTGAAAAAAAACGTTCTGACTCTTTTGCTTTAGAGAAAAAAATAGAAGAAATTGACCGAAATATAGCTTTGGAACGTAAAACTCTTGAAAAAGAAACTCAACTTCTGGAAAAATATAAAACAGCACTGGACGATTTCAGACAAAAAGAAATTTCTAAGCAGGAGCAGATCAATATCAGTAAATCCAGTCTAAAAATACTGGACTGGAATCTATATAGTCAAAAAACGGTGGCAGAGGTTGAAGAAGCTTATCAAAAGCTCTTGCTATCCAACAAAGAAACGGAAGAAAATTACCAAAAGGCATTACAGCAGGAAAAAATACTTTCTCCACAACTGGCAGAACAAAAAGGTATCGTCAGCCAATCTGAAAAACAAATTGCAGCTCTTGAAAAAGAAATTTCAGATAATGAAAACAGCTTGTTAAAAACGCTTTCGGAACAGAGTTTCACTGATTTTAAAGAAGTTGAAAACATTTTACTCCAAGAGATCAATGTTCAGACGGCCAGAACTGAAATTCAAAATTTCAGAATTGAATTTGAAACTTTAAAGAAATTTATTGAAGAACTGAAATCAAAGCTGAAAGATCTTTCATTTGATAATGAACAGTTTTCCCAGACTGAGAAGCAGTTTGGCGAAGCGCAGTCAGAACACAAACAGATCAGTGATTCTGTGGTCACAAAGAATGCAGAAATAGACCGGCTGGAAAAGGAATATATAAAAAAAGAACAGCTTCTTAAAGATCTTGTAAAGCTTCAGAAACGTTCGGAAAATTTAAAACTGATGATAAATCTTTTTAAAGGAGCCGGTTTTGTACAATATGTTTCTTCTATTTACTTAAGGCAGCTTTGTGATCACGCCAATGTGCGCTTTCACAGAATGACGAGAAACCAGCTGAGCCTCCAGCTTAATGAAAATAATGACTTTGAGATTGTTGATTACCTCAACGAAGGTAAAAGCAGAAGTGTAAAAACACTTTCCGGCGGCCAGGCCTTTCAGGTATCACTGAGCCTTGCTCTGGCATTAGCAGAAAGTGTGCAGGCCAATGCACAGGCTGATAAGAATTTCTTTTTTATTGATGAAGGTTTCGGAACTCAGGATACAGAGTCAGTCAATATCGTATTTGAAACGCTGACCAATCTGATGAAGGAAAACAGAATTGTAGGAATTATTTCTCATGTAGAAGAACTTAAAGAGAAAATTCCTACGGCCCTCAATATTGTAAAAGATGAGGAAAGAGGCAGCCTGATTGAGATTATCTAA
- a CDS encoding exonuclease SbcCD subunit D has product MKILHTADWHLGKRLDRFSRLEEQILVMEEITEIADKENIDLVLVAGDLFDNFNPGVEAVELFYKTLKRLSQNGKRPVIAISGNHDSPNLINAPDPLARECGIILIGHPKAEIIPFSTDYFKLTKSKAGFIELAIENINFPVRILHTPFANEIRLKEYFGENKEEEINKVLSQTWKELADEFCDSSGINFLTAHLYMNKRGAEILEEPEGEKPIKIGNADLIFSDSIPEQIQYTALGHLHGFQNIGTKEKPVVYSSSPLCYSFSEAGQTKYVSIIDAEPGKAVTYEKRALKSGRALVRKTFTSVADTVHWLAENPYTFIELTLESETFLTADERREIYQSHNGIVHLIPKVKNQEITEQQSQEINLNQNIEILFKDYFKSKNSGQEANEELMSLFNEILNA; this is encoded by the coding sequence ATGAAAATCCTCCACACAGCCGACTGGCATCTGGGAAAACGGCTGGATCGTTTTTCCCGTCTGGAAGAGCAAATTCTGGTGATGGAAGAGATTACGGAAATTGCTGATAAAGAAAACATTGATCTTGTTCTGGTTGCCGGAGATCTTTTTGATAATTTTAATCCGGGCGTAGAAGCCGTTGAACTTTTTTATAAAACATTAAAACGTTTATCACAGAATGGTAAACGTCCTGTAATTGCTATTTCCGGAAATCATGATTCTCCGAATCTGATTAATGCTCCAGATCCTTTAGCCAGAGAATGCGGAATTATTCTCATAGGCCATCCAAAAGCTGAAATCATTCCTTTCAGTACTGATTATTTTAAACTAACAAAATCAAAAGCCGGTTTTATAGAATTGGCTATTGAAAACATAAATTTTCCTGTAAGGATACTGCACACTCCTTTTGCGAACGAAATCCGTTTAAAAGAATATTTTGGAGAAAATAAAGAAGAAGAAATCAACAAAGTACTTTCACAAACCTGGAAAGAACTTGCGGATGAATTTTGCGACTCTTCAGGGATTAACTTTCTGACCGCTCATTTATACATGAATAAAAGAGGAGCGGAAATACTAGAGGAACCGGAAGGGGAAAAACCTATCAAAATCGGAAATGCAGATCTGATATTTTCAGACAGTATTCCGGAGCAGATTCAATATACAGCGTTAGGACATTTACATGGTTTTCAGAATATCGGAACAAAGGAAAAACCTGTGGTCTACTCTTCTTCACCTTTATGCTACAGCTTTAGTGAAGCCGGACAGACTAAATATGTTTCTATTATTGATGCAGAACCTGGAAAAGCTGTCACTTACGAAAAAAGAGCTTTGAAAAGCGGAAGAGCTTTAGTCCGAAAAACATTTACTTCCGTTGCAGATACTGTTCATTGGCTGGCTGAAAACCCATATACTTTTATAGAGCTGACTCTTGAAAGTGAAACTTTTCTAACGGCTGATGAAAGAAGAGAGATTTATCAGTCTCATAATGGTATCGTTCATCTTATCCCAAAAGTCAAAAATCAGGAAATTACAGAACAGCAGAGCCAGGAAATTAATTTAAATCAGAATATAGAAATATTGTTCAAAGATTATTTTAAATCTAAAAATAGTGGCCAGGAAGCCAATGAGGAGCTGATGAGTTTGTTTAATGAAATTTTAAATGCTTAA
- a CDS encoding VF530 family DNA-binding protein: protein MEEKSKDPLHGKRLDAILEELVEYYKGFEKLGEQINIKCFTDNPSINSSLKFLRKTPWARTKVESLYLFVLRQKKRDESKKGN, encoded by the coding sequence ATGGAAGAGAAATCAAAAGATCCCTTACACGGAAAAAGGCTTGATGCGATTCTTGAAGAGCTGGTAGAGTACTACAAAGGCTTCGAGAAATTAGGAGAGCAGATCAATATAAAATGTTTTACAGACAATCCTAGTATCAATTCTTCACTGAAATTTTTAAGGAAAACGCCCTGGGCAAGAACAAAAGTTGAAAGTCTGTATCTTTTTGTGCTGAGACAGAAAAAGAGAGACGAATCAAAAAAAGGAAACTAG
- a CDS encoding peptidylprolyl isomerase, with protein MTIENNHVVAVSYILHTIEEDGSKVLVEETTTENPLTFLYGVGMMIPKFEQNILGLKAGDKAAFTIQPEEAYGEKQPDAIAELPIDMFKESGIPPVGAILPLSDNQGNNFQAFVVEVTPEAVVADLNHPMAGKVLDFQVEILNTRPATEEELAHGHAHGVDGTDAH; from the coding sequence ATGACAATTGAAAACAATCATGTTGTAGCTGTAAGTTACATACTTCATACAATTGAAGAGGATGGAAGCAAGGTTCTTGTAGAAGAAACAACAACAGAAAATCCACTAACATTTTTGTACGGTGTAGGAATGATGATTCCAAAGTTTGAACAAAATATCCTTGGTTTGAAAGCTGGTGATAAAGCTGCTTTTACAATTCAGCCGGAAGAAGCTTATGGTGAGAAACAACCTGATGCTATCGCAGAATTGCCAATTGATATGTTTAAAGAATCTGGAATTCCTCCTGTAGGAGCTATTTTACCTTTATCTGATAACCAGGGGAATAATTTCCAGGCGTTTGTGGTAGAAGTAACTCCGGAAGCTGTAGTGGCAGACCTTAACCACCCAATGGCTGGTAAAGTTTTAGATTTCCAGGTGGAAATTTTAAATACTCGTCCCGCAACAGAGGAAGAATTGGCACACGGTCATGCTCATGGAGTTGACGGAACAGATGCACACTAA
- a CDS encoding YchJ family protein, with amino-acid sequence MNCPCCSGKSYEECCKPYHTGEKQAPTAEALMRSRFSAFAIPNGEYLMETTLPGKRKYHNKADLQEWGEINQWTKLEIIRTPALNQVEFKAYYTDQDGHPQLHHEFSFFQKMHNRWYYVSGEFLD; translated from the coding sequence ATGAATTGTCCCTGCTGTTCAGGAAAATCTTACGAAGAATGCTGCAAGCCTTATCATACGGGAGAAAAGCAAGCTCCTACCGCTGAAGCATTGATGCGCTCAAGATTTTCAGCTTTTGCTATTCCTAATGGAGAATATTTAATGGAGACTACTCTTCCTGGAAAACGAAAATACCACAATAAAGCAGATCTTCAGGAATGGGGAGAAATCAATCAATGGACAAAACTGGAAATCATAAGAACTCCTGCTTTAAATCAGGTAGAGTTTAAAGCCTATTATACAGATCAGGACGGGCATCCACAGCTCCACCATGAATTCTCTTTTTTCCAGAAAATGCATAACCGCTGGTATTATGTTTCAGGTGAATTTTTGGATTAA
- a CDS encoding M3 family metallopeptidase, whose amino-acid sequence MKNISSVLLISALAFNQSCTTMKQTDTQQELPAPDPSLSSNPFMKKSKLQYEAPEFDKIKNEHFKPAFDFGLKQHEAEIVKIANNPAAPTFENTIVALEKSGEVLRRAQIVFSNLTSANTNPTLQALDEEYAPIFAAHSDKMYLNENLYKRIKSIKEDGLDPESKRLVQFYKQNFEIAGANLSETDKEKLKQINQDLASLSTQYANKLLEARKQGGVFFADAKELDGLSSDEIEAAAADAKTAGQPGKYLLALQNTTQQPLLQNLKNRATREKLFKASWTRAEKGDANDTRETIEKLAKLRLKKAQTLGKKNFAAWKLQDQMAKTPEAATKLMNQIATPAVETARREAKDIQDLIDQQKGGFQVEPWDWNFYAEQVRKAKFDLDESQIKPYFEITTVLEKGVFFAAEKFYGLTFKKRTDLPVYHPDVVTYEVFDHDGKSIAIYYLDFYTRDSKNGGAWMSNFVEQSYLLGTKPVIVNCYNYQKPAPGKPSLISYDDVSTIFHEFGHSIHGMFASQKYPSLSGTNVPRDFVEFPSQINEHWALDPVVLKNYAVHYETKQPIPQALVEKIKKAATFNQGYMTTELVSAAELDMDWHTVTNESQFIPVLDFEKQSLASHGFTLATVPPRYHTPYFAHIWGGGYSAGYYAYLWSETLDNDAWEWISKNGGLTRENGDRFRKYILSVGNSVDLNQAFRDFTGHDPDIKPLLRNRGFIK is encoded by the coding sequence ATGAAGAATATTTCATCGGTATTATTAATTTCTGCCTTGGCGTTCAATCAATCTTGTACTACAATGAAACAGACCGATACACAACAGGAGCTTCCTGCACCTGACCCGTCTTTATCTTCAAATCCTTTCATGAAGAAGAGCAAGCTTCAATATGAAGCTCCGGAATTTGACAAAATCAAAAATGAGCATTTCAAACCTGCTTTTGATTTTGGTTTAAAACAGCACGAAGCTGAAATTGTAAAAATTGCCAACAATCCAGCTGCACCTACTTTTGAAAATACAATCGTTGCTCTGGAAAAAAGCGGTGAAGTATTAAGAAGAGCACAAATTGTATTCTCTAATCTTACCAGTGCAAATACCAACCCTACTCTGCAGGCTTTAGATGAAGAATATGCCCCTATTTTTGCGGCACATTCTGATAAAATGTACCTGAATGAAAATCTTTATAAAAGAATAAAATCCATCAAAGAAGATGGTCTTGACCCTGAAAGTAAAAGACTTGTACAATTTTATAAGCAAAACTTTGAAATTGCAGGAGCTAATCTCTCTGAAACAGATAAAGAAAAGCTGAAGCAGATTAATCAGGACCTGGCCTCTCTTTCCACGCAATATGCCAATAAACTGTTGGAAGCAAGAAAGCAAGGTGGAGTATTCTTTGCTGATGCAAAAGAACTGGACGGACTTTCTTCTGATGAAATTGAAGCCGCCGCCGCTGATGCCAAAACTGCAGGACAGCCTGGAAAATACCTTCTGGCTCTACAAAATACAACACAGCAGCCTCTTTTACAAAACTTAAAAAACAGAGCCACCAGAGAAAAGCTGTTTAAAGCTTCGTGGACAAGAGCTGAGAAAGGAGATGCTAATGATACCAGAGAAACGATTGAAAAACTGGCTAAACTGAGACTGAAAAAAGCTCAGACTCTGGGTAAGAAAAACTTTGCAGCATGGAAACTTCAGGATCAGATGGCAAAAACTCCGGAAGCTGCCACTAAACTGATGAACCAGATTGCTACTCCTGCGGTGGAAACGGCAAGACGAGAAGCAAAAGATATTCAGGATCTTATCGACCAGCAAAAGGGAGGTTTCCAGGTAGAGCCCTGGGACTGGAATTTCTATGCTGAGCAGGTAAGAAAAGCTAAATTTGATCTTGATGAAAGCCAGATAAAACCTTATTTTGAAATCACTACTGTTCTTGAAAAAGGAGTTTTCTTCGCTGCAGAAAAATTCTATGGCCTGACCTTCAAAAAAAGAACAGATCTTCCTGTTTATCATCCTGACGTAGTTACATATGAAGTTTTCGATCATGACGGAAAATCTATTGCTATCTATTATCTGGATTTCTACACAAGAGATTCTAAAAACGGAGGTGCCTGGATGAGTAATTTTGTTGAACAGTCTTATTTATTGGGAACAAAACCTGTCATTGTAAACTGCTACAATTACCAGAAACCGGCTCCTGGAAAGCCGTCATTAATAAGCTATGATGATGTTTCAACAATCTTCCATGAATTTGGCCACTCTATTCACGGAATGTTTGCAAGCCAGAAATATCCTTCTCTTTCTGGGACAAACGTACCAAGAGATTTTGTGGAATTCCCTTCACAGATTAATGAGCATTGGGCTTTAGACCCTGTAGTTCTTAAAAACTATGCGGTACATTACGAAACAAAACAACCCATTCCTCAGGCTTTAGTAGAGAAAATTAAAAAGGCAGCGACTTTCAATCAGGGGTATATGACCACTGAATTGGTTTCTGCTGCTGAACTGGATATGGATTGGCACACAGTAACTAACGAAAGTCAGTTTATTCCTGTTCTAGATTTTGAAAAACAATCTCTGGCAAGCCACGGATTTACTTTAGCAACAGTTCCGCCAAGATACCATACTCCTTATTTTGCCCATATTTGGGGTGGTGGATATTCTGCTGGATACTATGCTTATCTATGGTCTGAAACATTGGATAATGATGCATGGGAATGGATCAGTAAGAATGGTGGACTAACGAGAGAAAATGGTGACCGTTTCAGAAAATATATTCTTTCTGTAGGGAATTCTGTAGACCTTAATCAGGCATTCAGAGATTTCACAGGACATGATCCGGATATTAAACCTTTATTAAGAAACAGAGGGTTTATTAAATAA
- a CDS encoding GIN domain-containing protein, with translation MKKGTLFIFSALVVLASCNEKHERRNNEKSSWVEKVVTTESGPIQHKEFTGDFDEIQVSQAIEAEVIKSETEKVEISAPQSIINEILVENEGGKLHIHYKPGIRVMNINKVTAKIYTKDFSKIFADSAARIDVKDKFTQEKTNIEVSSAGSISGNLEANDMDINISSSSSFSGKIWAVNLDIESSSGSSLDISGKAKHADISASSGSSISAKDVIAENVEADASSGASIEIGAASSVKASASSGGSVNIAKKGELKNVSKEESSGGSVNIQ, from the coding sequence ATGAAAAAAGGAACTCTTTTTATTTTTTCGGCCTTAGTGGTTTTAGCCTCTTGTAATGAAAAACACGAGAGAAGAAACAACGAAAAAAGCAGCTGGGTAGAGAAGGTGGTTACTACAGAAAGTGGCCCGATACAGCATAAGGAATTTACAGGAGATTTTGATGAAATTCAGGTTTCCCAGGCTATTGAGGCTGAAGTCATAAAATCAGAAACAGAGAAGGTGGAAATTTCAGCTCCACAAAGCATCATCAATGAAATTTTGGTGGAAAATGAAGGAGGGAAGCTTCATATTCATTATAAACCTGGAATCAGAGTTATGAATATCAATAAGGTGACTGCAAAGATTTATACTAAAGATTTTAGTAAAATTTTTGCTGACTCAGCAGCAAGAATTGATGTGAAAGATAAATTTACTCAGGAAAAAACAAATATTGAAGTATCTAGTGCCGGCAGCATCTCAGGAAACCTGGAAGCTAATGATATGGATATTAATATCAGCAGCAGCAGTAGTTTCAGCGGGAAGATATGGGCTGTAAATCTTGATATTGAATCATCCTCAGGTTCTAGTCTTGATATTTCTGGAAAAGCAAAACATGCAGATATCAGTGCTTCTTCAGGCAGCAGTATTTCAGCAAAAGATGTCATTGCAGAAAATGTGGAAGCTGATGCATCCAGTGGGGCAAGCATTGAAATAGGAGCTGCTTCCAGCGTGAAAGCAAGTGCATCTTCAGGAGGCAGTGTGAATATTGCTAAGAAAGGAGAGCTCAAAAATGTCAGCAAAGAAGAAAGCAGTGGAGGAAGTGTAAACATCCAGTAA